The proteins below are encoded in one region of Phycisphaerae bacterium:
- a CDS encoding transketolase: MSKAIESRVIEMGKNIVRMTTAAGSGHPSSALSLGHLVAALMYSEMRYDPANPWNPASDRLVLSEGHAVPVVYAAYADLGGVVGRSPEQKRALTVNDLLTLREWDSELDGHPNPAEGFPFFDSATGSLGQGLSAGAGLGLAARLNKSDKRIFVIIGDGESREGQIWEAIDFIADHKLTNVVPIFNCNGQGQADYVSPQQSSKTTAAKLEAYGYKVAVIDGHDLKEIMKALRKVGKGKKPHAIVAETEKGWGVKSLKAHTNHGKPLPKTEVEAAMASLDKAAAKREVPAAVKEVPRPPKPGALKLPNRNGQIKIEPFGESVKRAKLEDAVAKGKVSTRRMYGAALVSLGLADERIVAVDGDVSNSTFAEPFGKMFPKRFFECKIAEQNMITVAVGLAAGGMIPFASSFAKFLARGYDQIEMAAITRAKIKIVGSHAGVSLGADGPSQMSLPDMGFFRGYAYADDGRGNPAAVVFHPADAVAAYRMVELAANTPSMCYLRTHRPDVALIYPQDAIFEIGGSKQLAEGNSVTLVSSGYMVTPALQAAKQLRELGVKCNVFDAYCLPLNAAPILDAARKANGKILVIEDNFVGGFYSAIAEAAAQAGEVRVFGMTCPRVPKSGKSGDIILGKLGLGPDGIVAKAKSLA, encoded by the coding sequence ATGAGCAAGGCGATCGAATCTCGCGTCATTGAGATGGGCAAGAACATTGTTCGAATGACCACGGCGGCCGGTTCGGGTCATCCCTCGAGCGCGTTGTCGCTCGGGCACCTGGTGGCCGCTCTGATGTACTCGGAAATGCGCTACGACCCGGCGAATCCATGGAATCCGGCCAGTGATCGGCTGGTGCTCAGTGAAGGGCACGCGGTGCCGGTGGTGTATGCGGCCTATGCGGATCTGGGCGGCGTGGTTGGCCGGTCGCCGGAGCAGAAGCGGGCTCTGACGGTGAACGATCTGCTCACGCTTCGGGAGTGGGATAGTGAGTTGGACGGCCATCCGAACCCTGCGGAGGGTTTTCCCTTCTTCGATTCGGCGACGGGCTCGCTTGGTCAGGGGCTCAGTGCCGGGGCGGGTTTGGGTTTGGCCGCCCGGCTGAACAAGAGCGACAAGCGGATCTTCGTCATCATTGGTGACGGCGAGTCGCGGGAGGGGCAGATTTGGGAGGCCATTGATTTCATCGCCGACCACAAGTTGACCAACGTGGTTCCGATCTTCAACTGCAACGGTCAGGGCCAAGCGGACTATGTTTCGCCGCAGCAGTCGTCCAAGACGACGGCGGCGAAGCTAGAAGCCTACGGGTACAAGGTGGCGGTGATCGACGGGCATGATCTCAAGGAGATCATGAAGGCTCTTCGCAAGGTGGGCAAGGGCAAGAAGCCGCACGCGATCGTGGCCGAGACGGAGAAAGGCTGGGGCGTGAAGTCGCTCAAGGCTCACACCAACCATGGCAAGCCGCTGCCCAAGACCGAGGTGGAAGCGGCGATGGCGAGTCTGGACAAGGCGGCGGCGAAGCGTGAGGTTCCGGCGGCGGTGAAGGAAGTACCCCGGCCGCCTAAACCTGGGGCGCTGAAGCTGCCGAACCGCAACGGGCAGATCAAGATCGAGCCGTTCGGTGAGTCGGTCAAGCGGGCCAAGCTCGAGGATGCGGTGGCCAAGGGGAAGGTCTCGACGCGGCGGATGTACGGTGCGGCTCTGGTGTCGCTGGGGCTGGCCGACGAGCGGATCGTGGCGGTTGACGGGGATGTGAGCAACTCCACGTTTGCCGAGCCGTTCGGCAAGATGTTCCCGAAGCGTTTCTTCGAATGCAAGATTGCCGAGCAGAACATGATTACGGTCGCGGTCGGCCTGGCTGCGGGGGGGATGATTCCGTTCGCCAGCTCGTTCGCCAAGTTTCTGGCCCGGGGGTACGACCAGATCGAGATGGCGGCGATCACCCGGGCGAAGATCAAGATCGTGGGTTCGCACGCGGGGGTTTCGCTGGGTGCCGACGGGCCGAGCCAGATGAGTTTGCCGGACATGGGTTTCTTCCGGGGCTATGCTTACGCGGACGATGGGCGGGGCAACCCGGCGGCGGTGGTGTTTCACCCGGCCGACGCGGTGGCCGCCTACCGGATGGTCGAACTGGCCGCGAACACGCCGAGCATGTGTTATTTGCGCACCCATCGGCCGGACGTGGCCCTGATCTACCCGCAGGATGCGATCTTCGAGATCGGTGGCTCGAAGCAGTTGGCGGAGGGCAACAGCGTGACGCTGGTTTCCAGCGGCTACATGGTGACGCCTGCACTGCAGGCGGCGAAGCAGCTCAGGGAGTTGGGCGTGAAGTGCAACGTGTTCGACGCCTACTGCCTGCCGCTGAATGCCGCCCCGATTCTGGACGCTGCCCGGAAGGCGAACGGCAAGATTCTGGTTATCGAGGACAACTTCGTGGGGGGCTTCTACAGCGCGATTGCGGAAGCCGCCGCTCAGGCTGGTGAGGTTCGGGTTTTCGGAATGACCTGTCCGCGGGTGCCCAAGTCGGGCAAGAGCGGCGATATCATTCTGGGCAAGCTGGGCCTGGGCCCGGATGGCATCGTGGCGAAGGCCAAGAGTCTGGCGTAG